The following proteins come from a genomic window of Malus domestica chromosome 02, GDT2T_hap1:
- the LOC114821369 gene encoding uncharacterized protein isoform X2, whose amino-acid sequence MVFPSNALISYTCSTLRFFCCMVAFPLFKFLLHWKSSCFRFSQELLDIKSLPSMKLQSWCKARTKRGQFFRQIPRSLFDLVDKCLTVNPRQRISAKEALQHEFFAPCHEYMMTLLNSQRYVVNEGKNKMQFAAYRKRRNREESSIQFPNSD is encoded by the exons ATGGTTTTTCCATCGAATGCTCTGATTTCGTATACATGTTCAACACTGCGTTTCTTTTGTTGTATGGTTGCCTTCCCATTGTTTAAGTTTCTGCTACATTGGAAATCAAGTTGTTTCCGATTTTCCCAGGAGTTGCTGGATATCAAATCCTTGCCGTCGATGAAGCTGCAAAGTTGGTGCAAGGCTCGGACAAAAAGAGGTCAATTTTTCAGGCAAATTCCGAGATCGCTATTCGATCTTGTGGACAAGTGCCTGACGGTAAACCCAAGGCAGAGGATCAGCGCAAAGGAAGCTCTGCAGCATGAGTTCTTTGCCCCGTGCCATGAGTATATGATGACATTGCTAAAT AGCCAACGGTATGTTGTTAACGAAGGTAAAAACAAGATGCAGTTTGCTGCATATAGAAAACGGAG GAACCGAGAAGAGTCTTCAATTCAGTTTCCAAACTCTGATTGA
- the LOC114821369 gene encoding uncharacterized protein isoform X1: MVFPSNALISYTCSTLRFFCCMVAFPLFKFLLHWKSSCFRFSQELLDIKSLPSMKLQSWCKARTKRGQFFRQIPRSLFDLVDKCLTVNPRQRISAKEALQHEFFAPCHEYMMTLLNSQRYVVNEGKNKMQFAAYRKRRANYESNPHSRTNWEQGCAIGNGYFRGIGRFEILEPRRVFNSVSKL, from the exons ATGGTTTTTCCATCGAATGCTCTGATTTCGTATACATGTTCAACACTGCGTTTCTTTTGTTGTATGGTTGCCTTCCCATTGTTTAAGTTTCTGCTACATTGGAAATCAAGTTGTTTCCGATTTTCCCAGGAGTTGCTGGATATCAAATCCTTGCCGTCGATGAAGCTGCAAAGTTGGTGCAAGGCTCGGACAAAAAGAGGTCAATTTTTCAGGCAAATTCCGAGATCGCTATTCGATCTTGTGGACAAGTGCCTGACGGTAAACCCAAGGCAGAGGATCAGCGCAAAGGAAGCTCTGCAGCATGAGTTCTTTGCCCCGTGCCATGAGTATATGATGACATTGCTAAAT AGCCAACGGTATGTTGTTAACGAAGGTAAAAACAAGATGCAGTTTGCTGCATATAGAAAACGGAG AGCAAACTATGAGTCAAACCCTCATTCTAGAACAAACTGGGAACAAGGATGCGCAATAGGGAATGGCTATTTCCGGGGCATCGGTCGTTTTGAGATTCTG GAACCGAGAAGAGTCTTCAATTCAGTTTCCAAACTCTGA
- the LOC114821369 gene encoding coatomer subunit beta'-1-like isoform X3, which produces MARSYLPSKVSERVSIWRNDLNKVNKKAAKSLADPQECPNLFEDWQVSLALEFKDAENRGIYPPVDIDPGGSRCL; this is translated from the exons ATGGCACGATCTTACTTACCAAGCAAGGTTTCAGAGAGAGTTTCAATTTGGAGAAATGACCTGAACAAG GTCAATAAAAAAGCTGCAAAATCATTGGCCGATCCGCAAGAGTGTCCTAATTTGTTTGAGGACTGGCAGGTTTCTCTTGCCCTTGAGTTTAAAGATGCAGAAAATAG GGGCATTTATCCTCCTGTTGAT ATCGATCCCGGAGGGAGCCGTTGTCTGTAA